The following proteins come from a genomic window of Novosphingobium sp. P6W:
- a CDS encoding HWE histidine kinase domain-containing protein produces the protein MFRSEEAFQVEWAGEPVKQIVSGPLGDRLSPRGSFDTWREDVRGQSRPWSDAEMAVAEAIRAYLRDVVLRYNEATADERDRTEQRRRVLNDELNHRVKNILSLVKSIARQTGANAASVEDYAASMEGRLRALAFAHDQSLETGSRGNLETLIEAEASLHRYGSAADRVSAQGPAIGLSERTFGVVALVVHELMTNAAKYGALSNDTGHLAISWKMTEGGDCCLVWHEHGGPRVSPPTRTGFGSKLIQTTMGYDLGGSAEIDYDPSGLRVKLIIPARHLGPHRSGVTMAPTESQSIGGVAFRDLDVLLVEDQALIAMDTEEMLTTLGASSVRLAADVAQAKMRLPSLYRTAPSSTSVWEMIRLLKLRTSCFQRVYRSSSRQAMAIMF, from the coding sequence CTGTTCCGCAGCGAAGAGGCATTCCAGGTGGAATGGGCCGGCGAGCCGGTCAAGCAAATCGTCAGTGGTCCCTTGGGTGACCGGCTCAGTCCTCGCGGCAGTTTTGACACGTGGCGCGAGGACGTACGCGGACAATCACGGCCTTGGAGCGACGCGGAAATGGCCGTCGCTGAGGCCATTCGCGCGTACCTGCGCGACGTGGTTCTTCGCTACAACGAAGCTACTGCAGACGAGCGAGACCGGACCGAGCAGCGGCGGCGGGTGCTGAATGACGAACTGAACCACCGGGTCAAGAATATCCTCTCGCTCGTCAAATCGATCGCCCGGCAAACGGGCGCGAACGCGGCCAGTGTGGAAGATTATGCGGCGTCGATGGAAGGAAGACTGCGTGCGCTGGCTTTTGCCCACGACCAGTCACTGGAAACGGGCAGCAGGGGCAATCTGGAAACACTTATCGAAGCGGAGGCCAGTCTCCACCGCTATGGAAGCGCAGCGGATCGCGTAAGTGCTCAGGGCCCCGCCATCGGCCTCTCCGAGCGGACCTTTGGCGTGGTGGCTCTGGTTGTCCATGAGCTGATGACCAATGCCGCCAAGTATGGCGCGCTTTCGAACGATACCGGCCATCTGGCGATCTCCTGGAAAATGACCGAGGGAGGTGATTGCTGTCTCGTCTGGCACGAGCACGGTGGGCCAAGAGTTTCGCCCCCTACTCGCACCGGTTTCGGAAGCAAGCTTATCCAGACCACCATGGGATACGATCTCGGCGGTTCGGCCGAGATTGACTACGACCCTTCGGGACTGAGGGTAAAACTGATCATTCCAGCCAGGCACCTTGGCCCCCATCGCAGCGGCGTCACTATGGCGCCCACCGAATCGCAATCCATTGGCGGCGTGGCGTTCCGCGACCTCGACGTACTGCTTGTCGAAGATCAGGCGCTGATCGCGATGGACACCGAAGAGATGCTCACGACGCTGGGCGCGAGCTCCGTGCGTCTGGCGGCCGATGTCGCGCAGGCAAAAATGAGATTGCCGTCGCTTTACCGGACTGCGCCGTCCTCGACTTCAGTCTGGGAGATGATACGTCTGCTGAAACTGCGGACATCCTGCTTTCAGCGGGTGTACCGTTCGTCTTCGCGACAGGCTATGGCGATAATGTTCTGA
- a CDS encoding GAF domain-containing protein — MTVDLTNCDREPIHIPGSIQPHGAMLVCDPTTTQVVYASQTAEDLLGKRNSSLHGLSLAEVLGADAAHDLRNAAAKAGGSHMAGVLLGVSLPNLDVPIDAVIHRHKDWVFIEIEPTSIQSSAAKDALDMTQNLVRRIGLESTVDDIARIGARLIRGMLGYDRVMVYRFLHNGAGRVIAEAKASHLESFMGQHFPASDIPYQARRLYLVNTIRMIGDVNFAPVPLEPPVRDGAEPVDMSFAQLRSVSPIHCEYLRNMGVAASMSISVVVDGELWGLISCHHDTPKVVPMPLRVGAELFAQYFSMQMALAERRSALVAANEARERLGIIAGEIAPGEPLDEALSRHLGELSSLIASDGAGVSINDSWTAIGRTPPPDDIVALVEKVRYLADGNVWATTDLRAIGELVGDYGSEVAGGAGHPDLVSFARLSAAVPQRRGIPGGMGRRAGQANRQWSLG; from the coding sequence ATGACCGTTGACCTGACAAATTGCGATCGCGAACCGATCCATATCCCTGGCAGCATTCAGCCTCATGGCGCGATGCTGGTATGCGATCCCACGACGACCCAGGTGGTGTATGCCTCGCAGACGGCCGAAGACCTCCTGGGCAAACGCAACTCGAGCCTTCACGGCCTGTCGCTCGCCGAGGTCCTGGGTGCGGATGCCGCCCACGATCTTCGCAATGCAGCTGCTAAGGCGGGTGGCTCGCACATGGCCGGCGTCCTGCTCGGCGTGTCACTTCCGAACCTCGATGTACCGATCGATGCGGTCATCCACCGGCACAAGGATTGGGTGTTCATCGAGATCGAGCCGACATCGATTCAATCCAGCGCCGCGAAAGACGCGTTGGATATGACACAAAACCTGGTCAGGCGGATCGGACTGGAATCGACCGTTGATGACATCGCCAGGATAGGTGCCCGGCTGATCCGCGGAATGCTGGGCTATGACAGGGTCATGGTTTATCGGTTCCTGCACAACGGCGCGGGCCGCGTCATTGCCGAAGCCAAGGCGAGCCACCTTGAAAGCTTCATGGGCCAGCATTTCCCTGCGTCCGACATTCCCTATCAGGCGCGCCGTCTGTATCTGGTGAACACCATCCGCATGATCGGCGACGTGAACTTCGCGCCCGTCCCGCTCGAGCCGCCGGTGAGGGATGGCGCCGAACCTGTCGACATGTCCTTCGCGCAGCTGCGCAGCGTGTCGCCCATACACTGCGAATACCTTCGAAACATGGGGGTTGCCGCATCGATGTCGATTTCGGTCGTTGTGGATGGCGAGTTGTGGGGCCTGATTTCCTGTCACCACGATACACCCAAGGTTGTGCCGATGCCGCTACGCGTCGGCGCGGAACTGTTCGCACAATACTTCTCCATGCAAATGGCGCTGGCCGAGCGACGCTCGGCTTTGGTCGCTGCGAACGAAGCCCGCGAGCGCCTCGGCATCATCGCCGGCGAAATCGCGCCGGGGGAGCCTCTCGACGAGGCGTTATCCCGGCATCTCGGCGAATTGAGCAGCCTCATCGCCAGTGACGGCGCCGGGGTGTCGATCAACGATAGCTGGACGGCAATCGGACGAACGCCGCCCCCTGATGACATCGTGGCCCTGGTGGAGAAAGTTCGATACCTCGCGGATGGCAACGTGTGGGCAACAACGGATCTCCGCGCCATCGGTGAACTGGTCGGCGATTATGGATCCGAGGTCGCAGGGGGGGCTGGCCATCCCGATCTCGTCAGTTTCGCGCGATTATCTGCTGCTGTTCCGCAGCGAAGAGGCATTCCAGGTGGAATGGGCCGGCGAGCCGGTCAAGCAAATCGTCAGTGGTCCCTTGGGTGA